One window of Caldisericum exile AZM16c01 genomic DNA carries:
- a CDS encoding 30S ribosomal protein S1 gives MEEKNFYENVNPNDIESILTKAASEKLPQSVKEEVRREETIKEEKPEKINFNENVNNNVQKQNHNQNETFLMKSFKKGDIITVTVVKVDANGAYVNAGTKEDVFIPLKGLTNKQVNSASDVVRVGDKINVMVLRDGPNLVLSKKLADNIKKYEDLKKKMENEEKVKAKVEKLIKGGLLLDIDGVSAFLPQSQVGLKKGESLDSSIGKEIEVYLIEVDPKVKRVIASRLKVLQEEKEQLRKQTLVNLKKGEIYEGTVKAIQDFGVFVDIGNGVEGLIRINELTWGRRKDPHEVVKVGEKIKVRVLSVNLDNEKVSLSLRQTKPHPWEIVEEKYPIGSIVEGTVLRIHPFGVVLELDEGITGLIHISQLDTKRIDKIENFVKIGDKLQAKVMSIDKENRKMKLSRRAILENEQGENQNK, from the coding sequence ATGGAAGAGAAGAATTTTTATGAAAATGTTAACCCAAATGATATAGAGTCAATTTTAACCAAGGCAGCTTCAGAAAAATTACCCCAAAGTGTTAAAGAAGAAGTCAGAAGAGAAGAAACCATAAAAGAAGAAAAACCTGAAAAAATTAATTTTAACGAAAATGTAAATAATAACGTCCAAAAACAAAATCACAATCAAAACGAAACCTTTTTAATGAAGTCGTTTAAAAAAGGCGATATAATAACAGTAACTGTCGTAAAGGTCGATGCAAATGGTGCTTATGTTAATGCTGGCACTAAAGAAGATGTATTTATTCCTTTGAAAGGACTTACGAATAAGCAAGTAAATTCTGCTTCAGATGTTGTTAGGGTTGGAGATAAAATCAATGTAATGGTCTTAAGAGATGGTCCAAATTTAGTTCTATCTAAAAAATTGGCGGATAATATAAAGAAGTATGAGGATTTAAAGAAGAAGATGGAAAATGAAGAGAAGGTAAAAGCAAAAGTAGAAAAGCTTATAAAAGGCGGTCTTCTTCTTGATATTGATGGAGTTTCTGCATTTTTGCCACAATCACAAGTAGGGTTAAAAAAAGGAGAATCCCTAGATTCATCCATAGGAAAGGAGATTGAAGTTTACCTTATTGAAGTTGATCCAAAAGTCAAGAGAGTTATCGCTTCACGATTAAAAGTATTGCAAGAGGAAAAGGAACAATTAAGAAAACAAACTCTCGTTAATCTAAAAAAGGGTGAAATTTATGAAGGCACAGTAAAAGCAATTCAAGATTTTGGAGTATTTGTAGATATTGGAAATGGAGTAGAAGGACTTATTAGAATTAACGAACTAACGTGGGGAAGAAGGAAGGACCCGCACGAGGTAGTTAAAGTCGGGGAAAAAATAAAGGTGAGAGTTTTATCGGTTAATCTTGATAACGAGAAAGTTTCCTTAAGTTTACGACAAACTAAACCTCATCCATGGGAGATTGTAGAAGAGAAATATCCAATTGGAAGCATTGTAGAAGGTACAGTTCTTAGGATACATCCATTTGGTGTTGTTCTTGAACTTGATGAGGGTATCACAGGTCTTATTCATATTTCTCAATTAGATACAAAAAGAATAGATAAGATCGAAAACTTTGTGAAAATAGGAGATAAATTACAAGCAAAGGTAATGTCTATTGATAAAGAAAACAGAAAAATGAAATTGAGTAGAAGGGCGATATTGGAAAATGAACAAGGAGAAAATCAGAATAAATAA
- the fabZ gene encoding 3-hydroxyacyl-ACP dehydratase FabZ, protein MNKEKIRINKEEIKQFLPHREPFLFVDEIIEVTPGNSAIGLKRFKEDEEIFRGHFPNFPIVPGVILVEMCAQVSAFILLTVDKFRNSFGFLVGVDDFKFIKKVGPGDTVKVIANMVNVKFGIAKSYVEAFVNDNLVAKGTISIKIVE, encoded by the coding sequence ATGAACAAGGAGAAAATCAGAATAAATAAGGAGGAAATAAAACAATTTCTTCCCCATAGAGAGCCATTTTTATTTGTTGACGAGATTATAGAAGTAACACCAGGGAATAGTGCTATAGGTTTAAAGAGATTTAAAGAAGACGAAGAAATTTTTAGAGGGCACTTTCCAAATTTTCCAATAGTACCTGGCGTTATTCTTGTTGAGATGTGTGCCCAAGTTTCTGCATTTATACTTTTAACGGTCGATAAATTTAGAAATTCCTTTGGATTTCTTGTAGGAGTTGACGATTTTAAATTTATTAAAAAAGTAGGCCCAGGCGATACGGTTAAAGTTATTGCAAATATGGTTAATGTTAAATTTGGTATTGCAAAAAGTTACGTAGAGGCGTTTGTAAACGACAATTTAGTTGCTAAAGGGACTATCTCAATAAAAATTGTTGAATAA
- a CDS encoding acyl carrier protein encodes MEETEIREKVKKVIIEKLGLEEDKIKDEAKYVEDLGADSLALVDIAMALEDEFGMKIPDEDIEKITTVGSTIQYIKEHLK; translated from the coding sequence ATGGAAGAGACGGAAATTAGAGAAAAAGTTAAAAAGGTAATTATAGAAAAGTTAGGATTAGAAGAAGATAAAATTAAAGATGAAGCAAAGTATGTTGAAGACCTTGGTGCTGATTCTCTTGCTCTAGTTGACATTGCTATGGCTCTTGAAGATGAATTTGGAATGAAAATTCCTGACGAAGACATTGAGAAAATTACTACTGTTGGAAGTACTATCCAGTATATTAAAGAACACTTAAAGTAG
- a CDS encoding proline--tRNA ligase, with translation MRIKDFFLPTLREDPQDAEIESHKLMIKAGLIRKMAAGVYSYLPFGYIALKNVEKIIREEMNNAGALELLFPAIMPKELWDETGRWEIYGDEMFKLKDRKGRFFCLGPTHEEAVVDLARKELRSYKDLPKIFYQIQTKYRDEIRPRFGLMRAREFLMKDAYSFDTSEENLEISYKKMYDAYIKIFKRCHLDVIPIEADSGAIGGKVSHEFVVISELGGESEFVMCPKCGYAANIEAAKSLDSETLETEDEEPLEKINTFDNKTIEEVSDFLKVPRHKLAKSLVYKIDHKYVLAVIRGDDELNEVKLKNFFNAKSLELATDEEVLSIFKAHTGAIGPVNSPIETIVDKKVLKMKNFICGANEDGFHLKNVNLYRDFTPNYVEDIRVVKEGDFCPKCGTPLKKYNGIELGHTFKLGTKYSEKMNATFLDADGKEKHFIMGCYGIGVGRTLQAIIEKFHDDKGIIWPMNIAPFKVEILPINTSDEEINNASNRLHESLVKEGIEVLLDDRDDLSAGEKFNDADLIGIPLQVIVGRAFKKEGKFEIKIRKTGERKTMDFNEIVNFIKEAIKE, from the coding sequence ATGAGAATAAAAGACTTTTTTCTTCCTACATTACGAGAAGATCCGCAAGATGCGGAAATAGAAAGCCATAAGTTAATGATAAAAGCTGGTCTTATACGAAAAATGGCAGCAGGTGTATATTCATATCTTCCTTTTGGGTATATTGCTTTAAAGAATGTTGAGAAAATAATAAGAGAAGAAATGAATAACGCAGGTGCACTTGAACTTCTTTTCCCTGCAATTATGCCAAAGGAACTGTGGGATGAAACAGGTAGATGGGAGATTTACGGAGATGAGATGTTTAAATTAAAAGATAGAAAAGGAAGATTCTTTTGTCTTGGACCCACTCATGAGGAAGCAGTAGTTGACCTTGCAAGAAAAGAATTACGATCATATAAAGATTTACCAAAAATATTTTATCAGATACAAACTAAATACAGAGATGAAATTAGACCACGTTTCGGATTAATGAGAGCAAGAGAGTTCCTTATGAAGGATGCATATTCTTTTGATACATCAGAAGAGAACCTAGAAATAAGTTATAAAAAGATGTATGATGCCTATATTAAAATTTTCAAAAGGTGTCATCTTGATGTTATTCCTATTGAGGCAGACTCCGGAGCAATTGGGGGTAAAGTTTCACATGAATTTGTTGTGATTTCTGAGTTGGGAGGGGAAAGTGAATTTGTAATGTGTCCCAAATGTGGATATGCTGCCAACATAGAAGCAGCAAAATCTTTGGACTCGGAAACTTTGGAGACAGAAGACGAAGAGCCTCTCGAAAAAATAAACACTTTTGATAATAAAACAATTGAAGAAGTTTCAGATTTCCTAAAGGTACCCAGGCATAAGCTTGCAAAATCTCTTGTCTACAAGATAGATCACAAATATGTACTTGCGGTTATTCGTGGAGATGATGAGTTAAATGAAGTAAAGTTAAAGAACTTCTTTAATGCAAAGTCTTTGGAGTTAGCAACTGACGAAGAGGTATTGAGCATTTTTAAAGCACATACAGGTGCAATAGGTCCAGTAAATTCGCCAATTGAAACTATAGTAGATAAAAAAGTTTTGAAAATGAAGAACTTTATATGTGGGGCAAATGAAGATGGATTCCACTTAAAAAATGTTAATCTATATCGAGATTTTACGCCAAACTATGTAGAAGATATTCGAGTTGTAAAAGAAGGCGATTTCTGTCCCAAATGTGGCACACCTTTAAAAAAATACAACGGAATAGAGTTAGGGCATACATTTAAATTGGGAACAAAATATTCCGAGAAAATGAATGCCACATTCCTTGATGCAGATGGTAAAGAAAAACACTTCATCATGGGTTGCTATGGTATTGGCGTTGGAAGAACATTGCAAGCAATAATTGAAAAATTTCATGACGATAAAGGGATAATTTGGCCAATGAATATTGCACCATTTAAAGTGGAAATTCTACCTATTAACACAAGTGATGAAGAAATAAACAATGCAAGCAATCGATTGCATGAAAGTTTAGTTAAAGAAGGGATAGAAGTTCTTTTAGATGATAGAGATGATTTAAGTGCAGGGGAAAAATTTAATGATGCGGATTTAATTGGAATTCCACTTCAAGTAATTGTAGGTAGAGCATTCAAGAAAGAAGGAAAGTTTGAAATAAAAATTAGAAAAACCGGAGAACGAAAAACAATGGATTTTAATGAGATAGTAAACTTTATTAAAGAAGCGATAAAAGAATAA
- a CDS encoding CinA family protein produces the protein MQKLVNTLKERNLTIATAESVTGGLVAKSITDVPGSSKVFLGGIIAYSPNAKVNILKIDETLIKKLGTVDPLIAEIMARNVKGIFGADVGVSTTGIAGPDSIEGKQVGLCYVGIVIKDENFVFENKFEGDRAIIREYITEFLINKLIEILQGG, from the coding sequence TTGCAAAAATTAGTAAATACTCTAAAAGAAAGAAATTTAACTATTGCAACTGCTGAATCAGTTACAGGTGGACTTGTTGCTAAATCAATAACCGATGTCCCTGGCAGTTCTAAAGTATTTTTAGGCGGGATTATTGCATATTCCCCAAATGCAAAAGTCAATATATTAAAGATTGACGAAACATTGATTAAAAAATTAGGAACAGTTGATCCTTTAATTGCGGAAATAATGGCCAGAAACGTTAAGGGAATTTTTGGAGCTGATGTTGGAGTTTCAACTACGGGGATTGCCGGACCAGATTCAATTGAGGGAAAACAAGTTGGCCTTTGCTACGTAGGAATTGTAATAAAGGATGAAAATTTTGTTTTTGAAAATAAATTTGAAGGTGATCGTGCTATAATAAGAGAGTATATCACTGAGTTTTTAATTAATAAATTAATTGAAATTTTACAAGGAGGTTGA
- a CDS encoding 6-phosphofructokinase, translating into MRIGVLTGGGDCPGLNPAIRGVVYRAFDFGDEVIGFEEGWKGLIEDKKRQLSIKDVEEIINYGGTILYTSRTNPFKEEHGPEKVIETLKKNNIDALIAIGGDDTLSVALKLHKLGVKVVGVPKTMDNDLSQTDYTFGFFTSVEVAVDALNRLRDTAKSHKRIIVLEVMGREAGWVALFTGIAGAADWILIPEEKPDYDKMCEHLKKKYEEKGYALVVVSEGIEIPTETTTEVDEFGHALLQKRGVHEYVADLISKKLGISTRSAIIGHIQRGGPPTVFDRILATRVGVKAVEMVHEGDFGKMAAISGNKVIAVPLEDAAGKQKLVDEEWIKFMKVFEK; encoded by the coding sequence ATGAGGATTGGTGTTCTAACGGGTGGTGGCGATTGTCCAGGGTTAAATCCTGCAATTAGAGGCGTGGTTTATAGGGCATTTGATTTTGGAGATGAAGTCATTGGTTTTGAAGAGGGCTGGAAAGGCCTTATTGAAGACAAGAAAAGGCAACTTTCCATAAAAGATGTAGAGGAAATTATAAATTACGGCGGTACGATTCTTTATACATCAAGAACAAATCCTTTCAAGGAAGAACACGGTCCGGAAAAGGTAATTGAAACTCTAAAGAAAAACAATATTGATGCATTAATTGCAATAGGTGGAGACGATACTCTTTCTGTTGCACTAAAACTTCACAAACTAGGGGTTAAGGTTGTAGGAGTTCCAAAAACTATGGATAATGATCTATCACAGACCGACTACACCTTTGGGTTCTTTACTTCCGTTGAAGTTGCGGTGGATGCTCTTAATAGGTTAAGAGATACAGCAAAATCTCATAAGAGAATTATTGTTCTTGAGGTAATGGGAAGAGAAGCAGGTTGGGTTGCACTTTTTACAGGAATTGCTGGTGCTGCCGATTGGATTTTGATTCCAGAAGAAAAGCCAGATTACGATAAGATGTGTGAGCATCTAAAGAAGAAGTATGAGGAAAAAGGTTATGCTCTTGTTGTGGTATCCGAGGGTATTGAAATTCCAACCGAAACAACTACCGAAGTAGATGAATTTGGACACGCACTTCTCCAGAAGAGAGGTGTTCATGAATATGTTGCCGACTTAATATCTAAAAAACTTGGAATCTCTACGCGTAGCGCAATCATAGGACATATACAAAGAGGAGGTCCTCCGACGGTATTCGATCGTATTCTTGCTACACGTGTTGGTGTAAAGGCTGTAGAAATGGTACATGAAGGCGACTTTGGAAAGATGGCTGCGATTTCTGGAAACAAAGTCATTGCAGTTCCTCTTGAAGATGCAGCGGGTAAACAAAAACTCGTTGATGAGGAATGGATTAAATTTATGAAAGTTTTTGAAAAATGA
- the pfkA gene encoding 6-phosphofructokinase produces the protein MKRIAVLTSGGDAPGMNAAIRSVARIGFSRGVEVIGVYEGYKGLIKKEFKKLLPRDVSGLLEEGGTFLLSSRAEEFKDDSIQEITIKNMKEEGIEGLVVIGGNGSQSGSLSLFNKGFPVVGVASTIDNDLWGTDYTIGFDTAVNTAIEAIDKIRDTATSHSRTFIVEVMGRNRGFIALEAGLASGADIVLVPERRFDIEKIVENIQRGLEKKKKHHMIVTAEGAIRAQDLQTRIKEKLPELDVKYSVLGYIQRGGAPTRFDRIIATMFGAEAVDLLIQGNPGFVVGIKDNRIVHIPFEDAVKKFKEINYKLYDIIEEVSV, from the coding sequence ATGAAGAGAATAGCAGTTTTAACATCCGGGGGAGATGCCCCCGGAATGAATGCTGCAATAAGAAGCGTAGCAAGAATTGGCTTTTCAAGGGGTGTTGAGGTTATCGGTGTTTATGAAGGATACAAAGGATTAATTAAAAAGGAATTTAAAAAACTTCTTCCACGTGATGTAAGCGGATTACTTGAAGAAGGTGGAACCTTTCTTTTATCCTCAAGAGCTGAGGAATTTAAGGACGATTCAATACAGGAAATCACAATTAAGAATATGAAGGAAGAGGGGATTGAAGGACTCGTAGTTATCGGCGGAAACGGCTCACAATCTGGGAGTCTTTCACTTTTCAATAAAGGCTTTCCGGTAGTTGGAGTAGCATCAACCATCGACAATGACCTTTGGGGAACTGACTACACAATTGGATTTGATACTGCCGTGAATACTGCAATAGAAGCGATTGATAAAATTAGAGATACCGCAACGTCACACTCAAGAACCTTTATTGTCGAAGTAATGGGTAGGAATAGAGGCTTTATAGCACTTGAAGCAGGACTTGCAAGTGGCGCTGATATAGTGCTTGTTCCTGAAAGGAGATTTGATATTGAAAAGATAGTTGAAAATATACAAAGAGGACTTGAAAAGAAGAAAAAGCACCATATGATTGTAACGGCAGAAGGCGCGATACGTGCTCAAGACCTTCAGACAAGGATAAAAGAAAAACTACCCGAGCTTGATGTAAAATATTCTGTACTCGGTTATATACAACGGGGTGGAGCACCTACACGTTTTGATAGAATTATAGCGACAATGTTTGGCGCTGAAGCAGTTGATTTACTTATTCAGGGAAATCCGGGATTTGTGGTTGGTATTAAAGATAACCGTATTGTCCATATTCCTTTTGAGGACGCAGTAAAGAAATTCAAGGAGATAAACTATAAGTTATACGATATAATAGAGGAAGTGTCCGTGTAA
- a CDS encoding ATP-binding protein, with protein sequence MRRIFTSIRFQLIFVLVIFIIFTFFTISSSISQYLEQNEISSETKRLTVISKQIEERFEKMYTAESLLRGYDHISQKERNLYINVFLKPAFDNYFSTISSAYSDVEIGYYLPIFNNPVNVQSSKGNLIKKIIVMVAIPEKYGGGYIFSAIPQFIIKDNVNAVIYSINRIIFYLALITMLIVLIITSFFSVRILQIRKGLKNLEKNLDFRFPNYGGEIGDIATSINIMAENLKRNVEEMQKAEALKSLGLFTAGIVHEVRNPLTSIKGFATILSQKLQGKDEERFVKPILTETERLGRIVDDLLKYGKPTPLTLVKFNLRLFFNHILELAKQYESNKNIKFDLKCEDLTIVADERKLEELFLNLVINAIQAIDKEEGIIEIECISEGKNIKIIVQDNGSGMTEDTLKNIFVPFYTTKEHGTGLGLAIVHRIVEEHGGEIFVESKLGVGTKFIIVLPTRDLQ encoded by the coding sequence ATGAGAAGAATATTTACGTCTATTAGGTTTCAATTGATATTCGTTCTTGTGATATTTATTATATTTACATTTTTCACTATTTCATCAAGCATTTCCCAGTATCTTGAGCAAAATGAGATTTCAAGCGAAACTAAGAGACTTACAGTGATAAGTAAGCAGATAGAAGAACGCTTTGAAAAGATGTACACCGCAGAATCTCTCCTTCGAGGATACGATCATATTTCCCAAAAGGAACGTAATCTTTATATTAATGTATTTTTGAAACCAGCGTTTGATAACTACTTTTCAACAATATCTTCAGCTTATTCTGATGTAGAGATTGGGTATTATCTACCAATATTTAACAATCCTGTAAACGTCCAGTCATCAAAAGGAAATTTAATCAAAAAAATTATTGTAATGGTTGCAATTCCCGAAAAATATGGTGGAGGTTATATTTTTTCAGCAATTCCCCAATTCATAATAAAAGACAATGTTAATGCCGTTATTTATTCTATAAACCGGATAATATTTTATCTTGCGTTAATTACCATGCTAATTGTTCTTATCATTACTTCTTTCTTTAGTGTGAGAATTCTCCAAATTCGCAAAGGACTGAAAAACCTTGAAAAAAATCTTGATTTTAGGTTTCCGAATTACGGTGGAGAAATTGGCGATATTGCAACCTCAATAAACATTATGGCAGAAAATTTGAAAAGAAATGTTGAAGAAATGCAAAAAGCCGAGGCCCTAAAGTCCCTTGGATTATTTACTGCTGGAATTGTACATGAAGTAAGGAACCCATTAACTTCAATTAAAGGTTTTGCTACTATTCTCTCTCAAAAACTTCAAGGAAAAGACGAAGAAAGATTTGTAAAACCAATTCTCACTGAAACAGAAAGACTTGGACGAATTGTAGATGACCTACTCAAGTATGGAAAACCAACTCCTTTGACACTTGTTAAATTTAATCTGAGACTATTTTTCAACCATATTTTAGAACTTGCAAAGCAATATGAATCAAATAAAAATATTAAATTTGACCTAAAATGTGAAGATTTAACAATAGTTGCAGATGAAAGAAAACTCGAAGAACTATTCTTGAATCTTGTTATTAATGCAATTCAAGCAATTGATAAAGAAGAAGGCATAATTGAAATAGAATGTATTAGTGAGGGTAAAAATATAAAGATAATTGTTCAGGACAATGGATCTGGAATGACTGAAGATACACTAAAGAATATATTTGTACCTTTTTATACAACAAAAGAGCATGGAACAGGGCTAGGACTTGCCATTGTTCATAGAATTGTAGAAGAACATGGTGGTGAAATTTTTGTTGAAAGTAAATTAGGTGTTGGAACAAAATTCATAATAGTACTACCGACGAGGGATCTACAATGA
- a CDS encoding sigma-54-dependent transcriptional regulator, with protein MKIKKYKILVADDEENIRMLLGETLKDESYEVVEVDNGKDAVEQVKTNDFDCVLMDVRMPVLDGMEAFLKIREINNSLPVIFLTAYGSSDLAIKAMKKGAYDYLTKPFDIEELKIKVRKAIELKELTENVPSFEKEENRYASDEIVGNSSKMQEVFKEIGKIAESDATVLIRGESGTGKELVAKAIHHHSTRRNKPFVVVNCAAIPESLLESELFGHEKGAFTDAYTKRIGKFEQANEGTIFLDEIGDMSLNLQAKLLRVLQEKTFNRVGGNETITTTARVLAATNRDLEKLVESGEFREDLFYRLNVVTIWLPPLRERKEDIPLLVDYFVSKYSEKYKKNVRGVSKEVLELFMEYDWPGNVRELENAIARGVIVTSAPLILLEDLPQTLQSKIQKKEENKAQIDEENLNLPQLIEKIEKEAIIKALERAQGNKTKAAQILGISRKSLFNKLRYYNLIKEGEENGKSEDS; from the coding sequence ATGAAGATTAAAAAATATAAAATTCTTGTTGCAGATGACGAAGAAAATATTAGAATGCTTTTAGGTGAGACTTTAAAAGATGAAAGTTATGAAGTTGTTGAGGTTGATAACGGGAAAGATGCCGTCGAACAAGTAAAAACAAATGATTTTGATTGCGTTTTAATGGATGTAAGAATGCCAGTTTTAGACGGAATGGAGGCATTTTTAAAAATACGGGAAATAAATAATAGTCTTCCCGTAATTTTTTTAACTGCGTACGGAAGTTCTGATCTTGCGATTAAGGCAATGAAAAAAGGCGCATATGATTACCTTACAAAACCGTTTGATATTGAAGAATTGAAGATTAAGGTAAGAAAGGCAATTGAACTTAAAGAACTTACAGAAAACGTACCAAGTTTTGAAAAAGAAGAAAATAGATATGCATCGGACGAAATTGTTGGAAATTCTTCCAAAATGCAAGAAGTTTTCAAAGAGATAGGAAAGATCGCCGAATCCGATGCAACTGTTTTGATAAGAGGAGAAAGTGGAACTGGCAAAGAACTCGTAGCAAAAGCAATACACCATCACAGTACAAGAAGAAACAAACCTTTTGTTGTAGTTAACTGTGCAGCAATACCTGAAAGTCTTTTAGAATCAGAATTGTTTGGACACGAAAAAGGGGCGTTTACTGACGCTTATACCAAAAGAATTGGCAAGTTTGAACAAGCAAACGAAGGAACGATTTTTTTAGATGAAATTGGTGACATGAGTTTAAACTTACAAGCGAAACTTCTACGAGTTCTCCAAGAGAAGACTTTTAACCGTGTTGGCGGAAATGAAACAATAACTACAACAGCAAGAGTTCTTGCTGCAACTAACAGAGATCTTGAGAAACTGGTTGAGTCTGGTGAGTTTAGAGAAGACTTATTTTATAGATTAAATGTTGTTACAATTTGGCTTCCTCCTCTTAGAGAAAGAAAGGAAGACATTCCATTGCTTGTAGATTATTTTGTTAGTAAATATTCTGAAAAATACAAGAAAAACGTTCGTGGTGTTTCTAAAGAAGTACTTGAACTTTTCATGGAATATGATTGGCCAGGAAACGTAAGGGAATTAGAGAATGCAATTGCAAGAGGGGTTATTGTAACCTCTGCTCCCTTGATTTTGTTAGAAGATTTACCTCAGACATTACAAAGTAAGATTCAAAAAAAAGAAGAAAATAAGGCGCAAATTGATGAGGAAAATTTGAATTTACCACAACTCATAGAAAAAATTGAAAAAGAGGCTATTATTAAGGCACTTGAAAGAGCACAAGGAAATAAAACAAAGGCTGCCCAAATTTTAGGAATTTCGAGAAAATCTCTTTTTAATAAGTTAAGGTATTATAATTTAATCAAAGAGGGAGAAGAAAATGGAAAATCTGAAGATAGTTGA
- a CDS encoding M20 metallopeptidase family protein, producing the protein MENLKIVDDLKDEVIELRREIHMYPETAFEEYRTSDLVFNYLSKLGLDVKKGVNKTGVVADLKVESALGTVLLRADMDALPIQEENNVKYKSKIDGKMHACGHDSHTAMLLVAAKVLTLLKDSLQFNVRFIFQPSEERDPGGAIGMIREGVLENPHVDFAFGLHVAGFYKANTIFVKEGIMMAEADSFKIKVKGSGGHGAYPHKAVDPIMISSHIVLALQSIISREVDPLEPAVLSFGKIFSGDVFNVIPETAELQGTVRTLKEDVSKFIKERIEQITIHTAHLFRASAILEYNFGYPPLVNDKKSVHFIKGIAKEIVGENNIHEAPISMGGEDMAYFLRERPGAFYWLGALNEEKGIIYPNHSPKFDIDEDILPTGVKMHVATVLNLEKLYK; encoded by the coding sequence ATGGAAAATCTGAAGATAGTTGATGATCTAAAGGACGAAGTAATTGAATTGCGAAGAGAAATCCACATGTATCCAGAAACAGCATTCGAAGAGTATAGGACTTCTGATCTTGTCTTCAATTATCTTTCAAAACTTGGTCTTGATGTTAAAAAAGGTGTAAATAAAACAGGAGTTGTAGCAGACTTAAAGGTTGAGAGTGCCTTGGGAACGGTACTCCTGAGGGCAGATATGGACGCTTTGCCCATTCAAGAAGAGAATAATGTTAAGTATAAATCAAAAATAGATGGAAAGATGCACGCCTGTGGTCACGACTCACATACTGCAATGCTTCTTGTTGCAGCAAAAGTTTTAACACTTCTAAAAGATAGTTTACAGTTTAATGTAAGGTTTATTTTCCAACCTTCGGAAGAGAGAGACCCTGGAGGAGCGATTGGTATGATAAGAGAAGGGGTGCTCGAAAATCCTCATGTAGATTTTGCTTTTGGTCTACATGTCGCAGGTTTTTACAAAGCGAATACAATCTTTGTTAAAGAAGGCATAATGATGGCCGAAGCAGACAGTTTTAAAATTAAAGTAAAAGGATCGGGTGGTCATGGAGCATATCCCCACAAAGCAGTAGACCCAATTATGATTTCTTCACATATTGTACTTGCCCTCCAATCAATTATTTCAAGAGAGGTTGATCCTCTCGAACCAGCGGTATTATCTTTCGGGAAAATTTTTTCTGGCGATGTGTTTAATGTTATACCAGAAACTGCAGAACTTCAGGGAACGGTAAGAACCTTAAAGGAGGACGTTTCCAAATTCATCAAAGAAAGGATAGAGCAGATAACAATTCACACGGCACATTTATTTAGAGCAAGTGCTATTTTAGAGTACAATTTTGGATATCCTCCATTAGTCAATGACAAAAAATCAGTACATTTTATAAAAGGTATTGCAAAAGAAATTGTTGGTGAAAACAACATTCATGAAGCACCAATATCTATGGGTGGCGAAGATATGGCTTATTTCTTAAGGGAAAGGCCTGGTGCATTTTATTGGTTGGGTGCGTTAAATGAGGAAAAAGGTATAATATATCCTAACCATTCACCAAAATTTGACATTGATGAGGACATTCTTCCGACAGGAGTAAAAATGCATGTTGCAACAGTTTTAAACTTAGAGAAGCTATACAAATAG